A DNA window from Kitasatospora atroaurantiaca contains the following coding sequences:
- a CDS encoding chorismate mutase: MTDQPTNSADTSLEGIDDAVRAELTSLRESIDNIDAAVVHMLAERFKATQRVGRLKAEHKLPPADPARERDQIKRLRELAAGAHLDPVFAEKFLNFIIAEVIRHHEAIARS; encoded by the coding sequence ATGACGGATCAGCCCACGAACTCCGCCGACACTTCGCTCGAGGGGATCGACGACGCCGTCCGGGCCGAGCTGACCAGTCTGCGCGAGAGCATCGACAACATCGACGCCGCCGTTGTCCACATGCTGGCCGAGCGTTTCAAGGCCACCCAGCGGGTCGGGCGGCTCAAGGCCGAGCACAAGCTCCCGCCGGCCGACCCGGCCAGGGAGCGTGACCAGATCAAGCGGCTGCGCGAGCTGGCGGCGGGGGCCCACCTGGATCCGGTGTTCGCCGAGAAGTTCCTCAACTTCATCATCGCCGAGGTCATTCGCCATCACGAGGCGATCGCCCGCTCCTGA
- a CDS encoding OsmC family protein, translating into MATTRTARTAWEGNLLEGKGQVTFDSSGIGEYPVSWPARAEEPNGKTSPEELIAAAHSACFSMAFSAGLAKAGTPPTRLDTQADVTFQPGKGITGVHLTVIGQVPGLDEAAFVKAAEDAKANCPVSQALTGTTITLTAKLA; encoded by the coding sequence GTGGCAACCACCCGTACCGCACGCACCGCGTGGGAAGGCAACCTGCTCGAGGGCAAGGGCCAGGTGACCTTCGACTCCTCCGGCATCGGCGAGTACCCGGTCTCCTGGCCTGCCCGCGCCGAGGAGCCGAACGGGAAGACCAGCCCTGAGGAGCTCATCGCCGCCGCGCACTCCGCGTGCTTCTCGATGGCGTTCTCGGCCGGCCTGGCCAAGGCCGGCACCCCGCCCACCAGGCTGGACACCCAGGCTGACGTGACCTTCCAGCCCGGCAAGGGCATCACCGGCGTCCACCTCACCGTGATCGGCCAGGTGCCCGGCCTCGACGAGGCCGCGTTCGTGAAGGCCGCCGAGGACGCGAAGGCGAACTGCCCGGTCAGCCAGGCCCTGACCGGCACCACCATCACGCTGACCGCCAAGCTCGCGTAG
- a CDS encoding putative bifunctional diguanylate cyclase/phosphodiesterase: MGGTTEQLLAALRASESRFRAAFADAGIGMALIDSDDRIIEVNPAFAAMIGHEVPDLVRTHIHDIIDPEDTPRRLYRELVRGERDRLRVEKRLKHREGRAVWSNVTISLIRDGAGEPLYTLAMVEDVTERRLLGDRLAYQALHDPLTRLPNRTLFFEQLNAAFVPTGGETGADPIRTDHGSVRGWADAASAELAPVVPVAHVVSVAPAVLPAGADLADLADLADLADLPGLEGADANGRVRRVGLCYVDLDGFAAINETLGHHVGDQLLVAVAARLERGFAQGETRLVARLGGDEFAVLVPDSDGSEQLTMLAAELISALEKPFDIAGQQLVVTASVGVVERPVHETTPIDLLKDADATLYWSKADGRARWTLYDPDRGAHQLTRQRLATALRPALERGEFTVEYQPLVGLSDGAVHGAEALVRWRHPRYGTLSPDRFIPLAEESGAIVPLGKWVLEESCRQARQWLAEFPETETFVSVNLAARQIWDSDVVADVAQVLESTGLPARLLQLEITESAVLGPGGRPVQALQALADMGIRIAIDDFGTGYSNLAYLSRLPVHVLKLDGSFIEGFRDPAPGGRPDNRFRRADADEQIVGAMVQLAHALGLTVTAEGIENASQAERLRLTGCDTAQGWYFARPGDAERVAALLRKGLRKGRVR; encoded by the coding sequence GTGGGTGGCACGACGGAGCAACTCCTCGCCGCACTCCGGGCGAGCGAGTCCCGGTTCCGGGCGGCCTTCGCCGATGCCGGCATCGGGATGGCGCTGATCGACTCCGACGACCGCATCATCGAGGTGAACCCCGCGTTCGCCGCGATGATCGGCCACGAGGTGCCTGATCTGGTCCGGACCCACATCCACGACATCATCGACCCCGAGGACACTCCTCGGCGGCTCTACCGGGAACTGGTCCGCGGCGAGCGCGACCGGCTACGGGTCGAGAAGAGGCTCAAGCACCGCGAGGGCCGCGCGGTGTGGAGCAACGTGACGATCTCGCTCATCCGGGACGGCGCGGGAGAGCCCCTGTACACCCTGGCCATGGTCGAGGACGTCACGGAGCGGCGCCTGCTCGGTGACCGGTTGGCGTACCAGGCCCTGCACGATCCGCTCACCCGTCTGCCGAACCGCACCCTGTTCTTCGAGCAGCTCAACGCGGCGTTCGTGCCGACCGGCGGCGAGACCGGTGCCGATCCGATCCGTACGGACCACGGGTCGGTGCGCGGCTGGGCCGATGCGGCGTCAGCCGAGCTTGCGCCCGTCGTGCCCGTCGCGCATGTGGTATCCGTGGCGCCCGCGGTGCTGCCTGCGGGGGCTGACCTCGCAGACCTCGCGGACCTCGCGGACCTTGCGGACCTCCCGGGGCTCGAAGGAGCCGACGCGAACGGTCGGGTTCGGCGGGTCGGCCTCTGCTACGTCGACCTGGACGGGTTCGCCGCCATCAACGAGACCCTGGGCCACCATGTCGGCGACCAGCTCCTGGTGGCGGTGGCGGCACGCCTGGAACGCGGTTTCGCGCAAGGCGAGACCCGGCTGGTGGCCCGCCTGGGCGGGGACGAGTTCGCCGTCCTCGTACCGGACAGCGATGGCAGCGAACAACTGACGATGCTGGCCGCCGAGCTGATCTCGGCTCTGGAGAAGCCGTTCGACATCGCCGGTCAGCAGCTGGTGGTGACCGCCAGCGTGGGCGTTGTCGAACGACCTGTCCACGAGACGACGCCCATCGACCTGCTGAAGGACGCCGACGCGACCCTGTACTGGTCCAAGGCCGACGGACGAGCCAGGTGGACGCTGTACGACCCGGACCGTGGCGCACACCAGCTGACCCGTCAGCGGCTCGCGACCGCACTGCGGCCGGCCTTGGAACGCGGCGAGTTCACCGTCGAGTACCAGCCGCTGGTGGGACTGTCGGACGGCGCTGTGCACGGCGCCGAGGCGCTCGTCCGCTGGCGCCATCCCCGGTACGGCACCCTGTCACCGGACCGGTTCATCCCGCTCGCCGAGGAGTCCGGGGCGATCGTCCCACTGGGCAAGTGGGTACTGGAGGAATCGTGCCGTCAGGCCCGGCAATGGCTGGCGGAGTTCCCGGAGACCGAGACGTTCGTGAGCGTCAACCTGGCGGCCCGCCAGATCTGGGACTCGGACGTGGTCGCCGACGTCGCCCAGGTGCTGGAGAGCACCGGCCTGCCGGCTCGACTGCTGCAGCTGGAGATCACGGAGAGCGCCGTGCTGGGGCCGGGCGGGCGTCCGGTGCAGGCACTGCAGGCGCTGGCGGACATGGGCATCCGGATCGCCATCGACGACTTCGGCACCGGGTACTCGAACCTGGCGTACCTCTCCCGGCTGCCCGTTCACGTGCTGAAGCTCGACGGCAGCTTCATCGAGGGGTTCCGGGACCCGGCGCCGGGCGGCCGTCCGGACAACCGGTTCCGGCGCGCCGACGCGGACGAGCAGATCGTCGGCGCCATGGTCCAGCTCGCACACGCGCTGGGGCTCACGGTCACGGCCGAGGGCATCGAGAACGCCTCGCAGGCCGAACGGCTCCGCCTCACCGGGTGCGACACCGCGCAGGGCTGGTACTTCGCCAGACCGGGCGATGCGGAGCGCGTCGCGGCCCTCCTGCGTAAGGGCCTGCGAAAGGGCCGGGTTCGCTGA
- a CDS encoding LLM class flavin-dependent oxidoreductase: MTSEDKQPLQADQPNGRALTDPIRGAVSGTAPAPLSILDLATVGEGYSPAEALTATTELARSAERWGYHRFWVAEHHGMPGVASSTPAVLLAHLGAHTRTLRLGSGGVMLPNHAPLAIAEQFGLLEALHPGRVDLGLGRAPGTDQATARALRRGPAEGADDFPQQLAELTHFLDGDFPDGHPYARLSAVPKGDGRPPIWLLGSSGFSAQLAGRLGLPFAFAHHFSAANTVPALDLYRSSFRPSAVLDEPYALIGVSAVAADDEAQARRLARSAGLAMLRLRRGTPGLIPTPAEAEAYPYSPAEADFLDSWLANVVLGAPGEVADGLEALRKRTGANELMVTSHIHGHEARHRSYGLIAKAYGLAAEV, encoded by the coding sequence ATGACCAGCGAGGACAAGCAGCCACTCCAAGCAGACCAGCCCAACGGCCGGGCTCTGACCGACCCCATCCGCGGTGCCGTCAGCGGCACCGCCCCCGCACCGCTCTCCATCCTTGACCTGGCGACGGTCGGCGAGGGGTACTCGCCCGCCGAGGCCCTGACCGCCACCACCGAACTCGCCCGCAGCGCCGAGCGGTGGGGCTACCACCGCTTCTGGGTGGCGGAGCATCACGGCATGCCGGGGGTCGCCAGTTCCACCCCGGCGGTCCTGCTGGCGCACCTGGGCGCGCATACCCGTACGCTCCGGCTCGGCTCCGGCGGTGTGATGCTCCCGAACCACGCCCCGCTCGCGATTGCCGAGCAGTTCGGACTGCTGGAGGCACTGCACCCGGGCCGGGTCGACCTCGGACTCGGTCGGGCTCCCGGCACCGACCAGGCCACCGCCCGTGCGCTGCGCCGCGGGCCGGCCGAGGGCGCCGACGACTTCCCGCAGCAGCTGGCGGAACTGACGCACTTTCTGGACGGCGATTTCCCGGACGGGCACCCGTACGCCCGGCTCAGCGCGGTGCCCAAGGGGGACGGCCGCCCGCCGATCTGGCTGCTCGGCTCATCGGGGTTCAGCGCACAGCTGGCCGGCCGACTCGGCCTGCCGTTCGCCTTCGCGCACCACTTCAGCGCCGCCAACACCGTGCCTGCGCTGGACCTCTACCGTTCCAGCTTCCGGCCGTCTGCGGTGCTCGACGAGCCGTACGCGCTGATCGGGGTCAGTGCGGTGGCTGCCGACGACGAGGCCCAGGCGCGTCGGCTGGCTCGCTCGGCCGGGCTGGCCATGCTGCGCCTCCGGCGAGGCACCCCTGGCCTGATCCCGACGCCGGCCGAGGCCGAGGCGTACCCGTACAGCCCCGCAGAGGCCGACTTCCTGGACAGCTGGCTCGCGAACGTCGTGCTCGGCGCGCCCGGAGAGGTGGCCGACGGCCTGGAGGCCCTGCGCAAGCGGACCGGGGCGAACGAGCTGATGGTCACCTCGCACATCCACGGCCACGAGGCACGTCACCGTTCCTACGGTCTGATCGCGAAGGCGTACGGCCTGGCGGCCGAGGTCTGA
- a CDS encoding peptidoglycan-binding domain-containing protein, which translates to MLLGALFGFSAMAIVALLAVMLWTGGRDAGPRIGAESPIPAFPQPGYASNPYGSHTAMTGGGPTASLLPTATDQPPGATAASRTADSEPHAPASTAARSQTPHGSGEPKTLRAGDQGPEVTTLQRLLFQQGFTYVDTTGIFDDATARGVAQLQRDRSLSCDPPGVYGPCTRAALTG; encoded by the coding sequence TTGCTGCTCGGGGCCCTCTTCGGCTTCTCGGCCATGGCCATCGTGGCGCTCCTGGCCGTCATGCTCTGGACCGGGGGCCGGGACGCCGGCCCCCGCATCGGTGCCGAGTCACCGATCCCAGCATTCCCGCAGCCCGGGTACGCCTCGAACCCGTACGGTTCGCACACCGCAATGACCGGTGGCGGCCCCACCGCCTCCCTGCTCCCGACAGCCACAGACCAGCCGCCGGGGGCCACTGCGGCCTCCCGGACCGCGGACAGCGAGCCGCACGCGCCGGCGAGCACAGCAGCCCGGTCCCAGACCCCGCACGGTTCCGGCGAACCGAAGACGCTGCGCGCCGGGGACCAAGGACCCGAGGTCACCACACTCCAGCGGCTCCTCTTCCAGCAGGGCTTCACCTACGTCGACACGACGGGGATCTTCGACGACGCGACCGCCCGCGGTGTCGCCCAGCTACAGCGGGACCGGAGCCTCTCGTGCGACCCGCCCGGTGTGTACGGGCCGTGCACCCGGGCCGCGCTGACCGGCTGA
- a CDS encoding DedA family protein: MDAAAVIGPAWICALALCAVLGDAFLPFLPSGTLVILAVLRTSQVDGAPLFLALGVAVASFLGDLLLLNLARRGAPSVRRRLAHRPQLAASVERVQLSLSGRTSRAAATIVIIARFVPAGRTVLDLAVGHSPDHPRVFLRWSALAALVWAAYIVTLGWLNSHWFDTAWLSLAVSCTAATAISTAVAQLIRRRRRPAAV, translated from the coding sequence TTGGATGCCGCAGCGGTGATCGGTCCAGCCTGGATCTGCGCGTTGGCGCTGTGCGCCGTGCTCGGTGACGCGTTTCTGCCCTTCCTGCCGAGCGGCACGCTGGTGATCCTTGCGGTCCTCAGAACCTCTCAGGTGGACGGTGCACCACTGTTTCTGGCTCTCGGCGTGGCGGTGGCCTCGTTCCTCGGCGACCTGCTGCTGCTGAACCTGGCCCGCCGGGGCGCGCCGTCGGTACGGCGCCGTCTGGCACACCGCCCGCAGCTGGCGGCAAGCGTCGAGAGGGTCCAGCTCAGCCTCTCCGGCCGGACCAGCCGAGCTGCGGCGACCATAGTGATCATCGCCAGGTTCGTCCCTGCAGGACGTACGGTTCTCGACCTGGCCGTGGGCCACTCGCCCGACCATCCGCGCGTGTTTCTCCGCTGGTCGGCCCTGGCCGCGCTGGTCTGGGCCGCCTACATCGTGACCCTGGGATGGCTCAACAGCCACTGGTTCGACACGGCCTGGCTCAGCCTCGCCGTGTCCTGCACCGCCGCGACGGCGATCAGCACCGCCGTGGCCCAGCTGATCCGCCGGCGCCGCCGGCCGGCCGCGGTCTGA
- a CDS encoding glycoside hydrolase family 12 protein encodes MTARVAPEPRTSRIPRGSDGPRTLRRPRVVLLGALTALAASLGLAAQPAFAATWSSSDQWGTWTNGGYTLYNDIWGSGAGPQTIWANSYSNWGVWAGHPNTGGIKSYPNATKYVGKKLSALSSVSSSFNVTVPTSGAYETAYDIWDSANAYEIMLWVNKTGAVGPLGSSQGTVTLGGHTWTVYKGTNGSNAVFSFVRSSNTSSGTVNILAILNWIKNTKGWMGDVTLGNVQFGYEITSSAGGLNFTTNSFSVSAG; translated from the coding sequence ATGACGGCACGCGTCGCTCCGGAACCCCGTACCTCCCGCATCCCCCGCGGCTCCGACGGGCCCCGTACCCTCCGCAGGCCCCGAGTCGTGCTTCTCGGCGCCCTCACGGCGCTGGCCGCCTCGCTGGGCCTGGCCGCCCAACCCGCCTTCGCGGCCACGTGGTCCAGCAGCGACCAGTGGGGCACCTGGACGAACGGCGGCTACACCCTCTACAACGACATCTGGGGCAGCGGAGCGGGCCCGCAGACCATCTGGGCCAACTCCTACTCCAACTGGGGTGTCTGGGCCGGCCACCCGAACACCGGCGGGATCAAGTCCTACCCGAACGCCACCAAGTACGTGGGCAAGAAGCTCAGCGCCCTGAGCTCGGTGAGCTCGAGCTTCAACGTCACCGTGCCGACCTCGGGAGCCTACGAGACGGCGTACGACATCTGGGACTCGGCCAACGCCTACGAGATCATGCTCTGGGTCAACAAGACGGGTGCCGTCGGTCCGCTCGGATCCTCGCAGGGCACCGTAACCCTGGGCGGCCACACCTGGACGGTCTACAAGGGCACCAACGGCTCCAACGCGGTCTTCTCCTTCGTCCGTAGCTCCAACACCAGCTCCGGCACCGTGAACATCCTGGCGATCCTCAACTGGATCAAGAACACCAAGGGATGGATGGGCGACGTCACGCTGGGCAACGTCCAGTTCGGCTACGAGATCACCTCGTCCGCAGGCGGGCTCAACTTCACCACCAATTCGTTCTCGGTCAGCGCCGGCTGA
- a CDS encoding alpha/beta fold hydrolase, whose protein sequence is MSHEPFSYEELNVSVPGGELAVLRWPAADTGAPTVVALHGITANALAWGAVARQLGGRATLIAPDLRGRGASRTVQGPYGLARHADDVAELITALGLGPVRLAGHSMGAWVAALTAVRHPEVVERLLLVDGAVSFPLPPGVHEDEALAAVLGPALARLSMTFPDRSAYRAFWQRHPAFVGAWSAESDAYTQRDLIGTEPGLRSSCVLAAVQEDGRQVLLDAEAAAAVHLLPCPAELLWAERGLLDEPQGLYDAKRIELAGLDPAKVSAVLVPDTNHYSILAGRSGAAAVVGRLLANRSTGSAG, encoded by the coding sequence GTGAGTCACGAACCGTTCAGCTACGAGGAACTGAACGTCTCCGTGCCGGGCGGTGAGCTGGCCGTGCTCCGATGGCCCGCGGCGGATACCGGCGCCCCGACCGTGGTCGCGCTCCACGGCATCACCGCCAACGCTCTGGCCTGGGGCGCAGTGGCCCGCCAACTCGGCGGCCGGGCCACCCTGATAGCCCCTGACCTGCGTGGCCGAGGGGCAAGCCGGACCGTGCAGGGGCCGTACGGTCTGGCCCGCCACGCCGACGACGTGGCGGAGTTGATCACGGCCCTGGGCCTCGGACCGGTTCGGCTGGCGGGGCACTCGATGGGGGCGTGGGTCGCAGCCCTCACCGCGGTCCGCCATCCGGAGGTGGTCGAGCGCCTGCTCCTGGTGGACGGCGCGGTCAGTTTCCCGCTGCCGCCCGGAGTCCACGAGGACGAGGCGCTGGCCGCCGTGCTCGGTCCGGCACTCGCCCGGCTGTCGATGACCTTCCCCGACCGCTCGGCGTACCGGGCCTTCTGGCAGCGGCATCCGGCCTTCGTCGGCGCCTGGTCGGCGGAGAGCGATGCCTACACCCAGCGCGACCTGATCGGCACCGAGCCCGGCCTCCGCTCCTCCTGTGTCCTGGCGGCGGTCCAGGAGGACGGACGGCAGGTTCTCCTCGACGCGGAGGCCGCTGCGGCCGTCCACCTCCTGCCCTGCCCCGCCGAGCTACTGTGGGCCGAGCGCGGCCTGCTGGACGAGCCGCAGGGTCTCTACGATGCGAAGCGGATCGAGCTCGCGGGTCTCGACCCGGCCAAGGTATCGGCCGTCCTGGTCCCCGATACCAACCACTACTCGATCCTGGCCGGCAGGAGCGGGGCGGCGGCCGTCGTGGGCCGACTGCTCGCGAACAGGTCGACCGGGTCGGCCGGGTAG
- a CDS encoding branched-chain amino acid ABC transporter permease: protein MPRTGESFTESSTAGHRALRWWPIALVIVLLVAPYSALPVPGLLDGSLGSPGSLQLIALCLVYGALATGYDLLLGRTGLLSFGHALYFATGLYATDLAMLELGFPFLVAALFGVGCSTALALLLGSVSLRVTGIGFSMVTLAFAQAGSILIQRNPGGVTGGEEGRAAPADLLPGSLVGIENTANLYWIALAYLLLTLALVRWTVSSPTGRVWEGIRENERRVEVLGLRPYGFKLVAFVLAGGLAGAGGVVYLLLTGGAAPQAATSDATLALLVMVVLGGSGTRWGPLLGGALYTWAAHRLGDLANSAAIADLPAVLRVPLSQPLFLLGTLFIAVVYVLPGGLAALPARIRAARTGSAAAAHTPEGGSA, encoded by the coding sequence ATCCCTCGAACAGGTGAATCATTCACCGAGAGCTCGACTGCGGGACACAGAGCGCTACGCTGGTGGCCGATCGCTCTGGTGATCGTGCTCCTTGTCGCCCCATACAGTGCGCTTCCCGTCCCGGGATTGCTCGACGGCTCGCTCGGCAGCCCCGGAAGTCTGCAACTGATCGCCCTGTGCCTGGTCTACGGGGCTCTTGCCACCGGCTACGACCTGCTCCTCGGCCGCACCGGCCTGCTGTCCTTCGGCCACGCGCTCTACTTCGCCACCGGTCTCTACGCCACCGACCTCGCAATGCTCGAACTGGGATTTCCCTTCCTGGTCGCCGCTCTCTTCGGCGTCGGCTGCTCCACTGCTCTTGCCCTGCTGCTCGGCTCGGTCAGCCTCCGGGTCACCGGCATCGGCTTCTCGATGGTCACCCTGGCCTTCGCGCAGGCCGGCTCCATCCTGATCCAGCGCAACCCCGGCGGAGTGACCGGCGGCGAGGAGGGCCGCGCCGCCCCGGCCGACCTGCTCCCGGGCAGCCTCGTCGGCATCGAGAACACCGCGAACCTCTACTGGATCGCTCTTGCCTACCTGCTCCTCACGCTTGCCCTCGTCCGCTGGACCGTCAGTTCGCCGACCGGCCGGGTCTGGGAGGGCATCAGAGAGAACGAGCGACGGGTCGAGGTCCTCGGCCTGCGCCCGTACGGGTTCAAACTGGTGGCATTCGTCCTGGCCGGCGGCCTCGCCGGTGCAGGCGGCGTGGTGTACCTGCTGCTGACCGGTGGCGCGGCACCACAGGCGGCCACGTCGGATGCCACCTTGGCCCTGCTCGTCATGGTGGTCCTCGGCGGCTCGGGCACCCGCTGGGGCCCGCTGCTCGGCGGTGCTCTCTACACCTGGGCTGCACACCGGCTCGGTGACCTCGCCAACTCCGCTGCCATCGCCGACCTCCCGGCTGTGCTGCGGGTGCCGCTCTCCCAACCGCTGTTCCTGCTCGGCACCCTGTTCATCGCCGTGGTGTACGTGCTCCCCGGCGGCCTGGCCGCATTGCCCGCCCGAATCCGCGCTGCGCGTACCGGTAGCGCGGCGGCTGCTCACACCCCGGAAGGTGGTAGCGCGTGA
- a CDS encoding branched-chain amino acid ABC transporter permease, with the protein MSTVVLLICTGLGLGALYFLIASGLSLIFGLMDVLNFAHGALLSIGAYATWWAGTEGGLGFWPAVACGTAIGTLAAVLLELVLIRPLYSRPRDQILATVGVGLAVPALLTGVWGADSRPFLQPPELSGTVHVLGAIVPANRFVLMAAAAVLLLVLRLFLGRTRYGLVVRAGVEDRAMVTALGIDVRRAFTLVFAIGGAAAALGGALGGLYFGSVHPGQGTSLLIFAFVVVVMGGMGSVTGAAVASAAVGLVQQFANYYTAAGLGDLSVVVLLAVLLLVRPRGLTGRLA; encoded by the coding sequence ATGAGCACTGTCGTCCTCCTCATCTGCACCGGTCTCGGGCTCGGAGCGCTGTACTTCCTGATCGCCTCCGGTCTCTCGCTCATCTTCGGTCTGATGGATGTGCTCAACTTCGCCCACGGAGCGCTGCTCTCCATCGGGGCCTACGCCACCTGGTGGGCGGGCACCGAGGGAGGGCTGGGCTTCTGGCCGGCGGTGGCCTGCGGCACGGCGATCGGCACCCTTGCCGCAGTGCTGCTGGAACTCGTACTGATCCGTCCTCTCTACAGTCGGCCGCGGGACCAGATCCTGGCCACGGTCGGTGTCGGGCTCGCTGTACCGGCGCTTCTGACGGGGGTGTGGGGTGCGGACTCCCGGCCGTTCCTTCAACCGCCGGAGCTGTCCGGCACGGTTCATGTGCTCGGCGCGATCGTCCCTGCCAATCGCTTCGTTCTGATGGCTGCGGCTGCGGTGCTGCTCCTGGTGCTGCGGCTGTTCCTCGGCCGCACGCGGTACGGACTGGTCGTCCGTGCCGGCGTCGAGGACCGTGCCATGGTCACCGCGCTCGGAATCGACGTCCGGCGGGCGTTCACCCTGGTCTTCGCGATCGGCGGCGCCGCAGCGGCTCTCGGCGGCGCGCTCGGCGGTCTCTACTTCGGCTCCGTGCACCCCGGCCAGGGCACCAGCCTGCTGATCTTCGCGTTCGTCGTGGTCGTCATGGGAGGCATGGGCTCCGTCACCGGAGCGGCAGTGGCCTCCGCCGCCGTCGGGCTCGTCCAACAGTTCGCCAACTACTACACCGCTGCCGGGCTCGGCGACCTCTCGGTCGTCGTACTCCTGGCCGTACTGCTCCTCGTACGACCCCGCGGACTCACCGGGAGGCTCGCGTGA
- a CDS encoding ABC transporter ATP-binding protein has product MTGNSLPVCGQGGADEALLTVRGLRVVIDGLHILHGVDLDVAPTGVTALLGRNGAGKTTTVKAVMGLVPRTGSIVFAGTELSGLPTHLVVRQGIGYAPEDRGIFAGLTVAENLRLAERDGAPAYRLVHELFPELKQRSGQLAGTLSGGQQQMVAIGRTLLNGNRLIIADEPTKGLAPKIVAEVADVLARVAESVPVLLVEQNLAFVRRLGGACAVLADGRTAHRGDTAELLADEAAARRLLGVGSRRPAGGSAVPVTTEVAL; this is encoded by the coding sequence GTGACTGGCAACTCCCTTCCTGTCTGCGGCCAAGGCGGTGCGGACGAAGCTCTGCTGACCGTCCGCGGCCTGCGCGTGGTGATCGACGGGCTGCACATCCTGCACGGCGTGGACCTGGACGTGGCGCCGACCGGTGTCACCGCTCTGCTCGGCCGGAACGGCGCCGGTAAGACCACCACGGTCAAGGCCGTCATGGGGCTTGTCCCGCGGACCGGCAGCATCGTGTTCGCCGGTACGGAGCTCTCGGGTCTCCCTACTCATCTGGTGGTCCGCCAGGGCATCGGCTATGCCCCCGAGGACCGCGGCATCTTCGCCGGGCTGACCGTCGCCGAAAACCTCCGTCTCGCCGAGCGGGACGGTGCGCCCGCCTACCGGCTCGTCCATGAGCTCTTCCCAGAACTCAAGCAGCGGTCCGGTCAGTTGGCCGGCACCCTGTCCGGCGGTCAGCAGCAGATGGTGGCCATCGGACGTACCCTGCTGAACGGCAACCGCCTGATCATCGCCGACGAGCCCACGAAGGGGCTCGCGCCGAAGATCGTGGCCGAGGTCGCCGACGTCCTCGCGCGGGTCGCCGAGAGCGTGCCCGTCCTCCTTGTCGAGCAGAATCTCGCCTTCGTCCGCCGACTCGGCGGTGCCTGTGCCGTCCTGGCCGATGGGCGTACCGCGCACCGTGGCGACACCGCCGAGCTGCTGGCCGACGAGGCCGCCGCCCGTCGGCTGCTCGGGGTCGGCAGCCGGCGGCCGGCCGGCGGCAGCGCGGTACCTGTCACCACGGAGGTGGCCCTCTGA
- a CDS encoding ABC transporter ATP-binding protein, translating into MANPASAADPVPAVTATGDPVPAVPATADPASAAPVPAGAAVAGAAAAGAVPVLRLRGLGWSVRGVPIVEDVSFDVGEGEFIAFIGPNGAGKTSLFNLISGIHPASHGKVELDGADITSEPVHARARRGLGRTFQTSSLWSGMTVADHVRLAAQAAAGPMASYRIWRRAARYAGQVADTLERTELAHRADTLASALSHGEKRKLELAVLLVSDPRLILLDEPMAGVSAEEVPALTALIRSVHRDLGRTVLMVEHHMDVLLGLADRLAVMHHGTLLALDTPAAVMADTTVQQAYLGEAL; encoded by the coding sequence ATGGCGAATCCCGCATCTGCGGCTGACCCGGTGCCGGCCGTCACGGCGACGGGTGATCCGGTGCCGGCCGTCCCGGCGACGGCTGATCCGGCGTCGGCCGCCCCGGTGCCGGCCGGTGCTGCTGTGGCGGGTGCCGCCGCGGCCGGGGCCGTCCCGGTCCTGCGGCTGCGCGGCCTCGGGTGGTCCGTGCGAGGAGTACCGATCGTCGAGGACGTCTCCTTCGACGTCGGCGAGGGCGAGTTCATCGCGTTCATCGGTCCGAACGGTGCCGGAAAGACCTCCCTCTTCAACCTCATTTCCGGGATCCACCCGGCGAGTCACGGCAAGGTCGAACTCGACGGTGCCGACATCACCTCCGAGCCGGTGCACGCCCGGGCCCGCCGGGGGCTCGGCCGTACCTTCCAGACCTCCTCTCTCTGGAGCGGGATGACGGTGGCGGATCATGTGCGGCTCGCGGCCCAGGCTGCCGCGGGGCCGATGGCCTCGTACCGGATCTGGCGGCGGGCGGCCCGGTACGCGGGGCAGGTGGCGGACACCCTGGAGCGCACCGAACTCGCCCATCGCGCAGACACTCTGGCGAGTGCCCTGTCCCACGGTGAGAAGCGCAAGCTCGAGCTGGCAGTGCTGCTGGTCTCCGACCCGCGGCTCATCCTGCTGGACGAGCCGATGGCCGGAGTCAGCGCGGAGGAGGTGCCGGCCCTCACCGCCCTTATCCGCTCGGTGCACCGGGATCTCGGCCGCACGGTACTGATGGTGGAGCACCACATGGACGTTCTTCTCGGGCTCGCCGACCGCCTCGCCGTGATGCATCACGGCACCCTGCTGGCACTGGACACCCCAGCCGCCGTGATGGCTGACACCACGGTGCAGCAGGCCTACCTGGGTGAGGCGCTGTGA